In Dama dama isolate Ldn47 chromosome 9, ASM3311817v1, whole genome shotgun sequence, the following proteins share a genomic window:
- the POLR2E gene encoding DNA-directed RNA polymerases I, II, and III subunit RPABC1, translating into MDDEEETYRLWKIRKTIMQLCHDRGYLVTQDELDQTLEEFKAQFGDKPSEGRPRRTDLTVLVAHNDDPTDQMFVFFPEEPKVGIKTIKVYCQRMQEENITRALIVVQQGMTPSAKQSLVDMAPKYILEQFLQQELLINITEHELVPEHVVMTKEEVTELLARYKLRENQLPRIQAGDPVARYFGIKRGQVVKIIRPSETAGRYITYRLVQ; encoded by the exons ATGGACGACGAGGAGGAGACATACCGGCTGTGGAAAATCCGCAAGACCATCATGCAG CTGTGCCACGACCGTGGCTACCTGGTGACCCAGGACGAGCTGGACCAGACGCTGGAGGAGTTCAAGGCCCAGTTTGGGGACAAGCCCAGTGAAGGGCGGCCGAGGCGCACGGACCTCACGGTTCTAGTGGCGCACAACGATGACCCCACCGACCAGATGTTTGTCTTCTTCCCAG AGGAGCCCAAGGTGGGCATCAAGACCATCAAGGTGTACTGTCAGCGCATGCAGGAGGAGAACATCACGCGTGCCCTCATTGTGGTGCAGCAGGGCATGACGCCCTCTGCCAAGCAG TCCCTGGTTGACATGGCACCCAAGTACATCTTGGAGCAGTTTCTGCAGCAGGAGCTGCTCATCAACATCACAGAGCACGAG CTGGTCCCGGAGCATGTGGTCATGACCAAGGAAGAGGTGACGGAGCTGCTGGCCCGGTA TAAACTCCGAGAGAACCAGCTGCCCAGGATCCAGGCAGGAGACCCTGTGGCACGGTACTTTGGGATAAAGCGCGGACAG GTGGTGAAGATCATCCGGCCGAGCGAGACTGCGGGCAGGTACATCACCTACCGGCTGGTACAGTAG
- the GPX4 gene encoding phospholipid hydroperoxide glutathione peroxidase, protein MSFSRLYRLLKPALLCGAVAAPGLAGTMCASRDDWRCARSMHEFSAKDIDGRMVNLDKYRGHVCIVTNVASQUGKTEVNYTQLVDLHARYAECGLRILAFPCNQFGRQEPGSNAEIKEFAAGYNVKFDMFSKICVNGDDAHPLWKWMKVQPKGRGMLGNAIKWNFTKFLIDKNGCVVKRYGPMEEPLVIEKDLPCYL, encoded by the exons ATGAGCTTTAGCCGTCTGTATCGCCTGCTGAAGCCAGCGCTACTTTGCGGGGCTGTGGCTGCGCCGGGCCTGGCTGGCACCATG TGCGCGTCCCGCGACGACTGGCGCTGTGCTCGCTCCATGCATGAATTCTCAGCCAAGGACATCGACGGGCGCATGGTTAACCTGGACAAGTACCG GGGCCACGTGTGCATCGTCACCAATGTGGCCTCGCAATGAGGCAAGACTGAAGTAAACTACACTCAGCTGGTCGACCTGCACGCCCGATACGCCGAGTGTGGTTTACGGATCCTGGCCTTCCCTTGCAACCAGTTTGGGAGGCAG GAGCCAGGGAGTAATGCGGAGATCAAAGAGTTCGCCGCTGGCTATAACGTCAAATTCGATATGTTCAGCAAGATCTGTGTAAATGGGGACGACGCCCACCCTCTGTGGAAATGGATGAAAGTCCAGCCCAAGGGGAGGGGCATGCTGGGAAA TGCCATCAAATGGAACTTCACCAAG TTTCTCATTGACAAGAACGGCTGTGTGGTGAAGCGGTACGGTCCCATGGAAGAGCCCCTG GTGATAGAGAAGGACTTGCCATGCTACCTCTAG